AAAACCAAATTTCAAAATTTAAAGGTAATAATGTGAGCATTGAATTAGGAATAGATCATAAAGAGTATTCACACTCAACAAAGCTTTCAGAAAGCACCATAAAAGCTCTGTCCAGCGATTTTAATTAGTTGGTCCCCAAACATTTTCAACATTAACCCAACCAATAAATTCACCTGTTTGAATTTTACACCATTGTGTTTCACATTTTTTTATTAAGAGCAATCTACCTTTTTTTACTTGGGCTATAGGTTTAGAAAATTTAGATGGTTTTTTGAAAATTATTTTATCTTCAAGTGGTATAAATGACTTAGCTTTCCTTAGTTGAGAAACATGTATCCAACCATTATTATTTTTATGATCTATAATTCGTCTAAAATTCTCTTTTTTATCAATAACTTTTAAAGGAAGCTGGATTTTTTTATAAATATATTTGACTTGATAATCAAATCCTGGCCCATATCTCACATTCACTTTTTTATTCTTAAGCATGAGAAAAAATTCATCTTTTGCATTAACTTGTTGAGTTATTAATATCAAAGAAGTTAAAACAAAAATTATAATTTTTTGCACAGACAATTCTTTCTCTTCTTAAAATAAACTTTTCTGGATGTAAGATTTAATAAATCAACAATTAAAATATTATTTTTAATAATTCCATTCAGTCCTAAGATTAATTTTAAAACTTCGTTTGCTTGTAATGCTCCTATTACATTTGCAGTAGGTCCTAAAATACCTTCAGCCTCGCAATTTAATATTTCATCAGAAGGCATTCCTTGGTAAAAACAATTAAGACAAGGAATTTTTTTTTGTGAAAAATCAAAACTAAAAATATGTCCATCAAATTTACTTATTGCTCCAATAACTAATTTCTTTCTATATTTTAATGAATACTTATTTAGTAAAAATTTAGTTGGGAAATTATCTGTTCCATCAACAATTATATCGAATTTTGGTAGAATTTTGCTTAAATTTTTATCTTTAGCCCTTTCTCTAAAAATTTTTAATTTTATTTTGTCATTAATTAATTTAATTTTTTTTTTTATTACATCTGATTTGTACTTACCCACATCACTATAATCATAGAGAGTTTGCCTATGTAAATTGCTATACTCAACTTTGTCATTTTCAATAACGCCTAAAAATCCGACACCTGCTCTAACTAATAAATCAATCACTGGACTTCCCAAACCGCCTGCTCCAACAACTAATATTTTTGAATTAAAAATTTTTTTTTGTCCAATAATTCCAACATCTTTTAGAATTATTTGTCTTGAATATTTGTTTAGAGTTCTTTTACTTAATAAGTTTTTCATTTACCTGTAGATCCAAAGCCACCAGATCCTCTGACTGTATCGGGCAGCTCATCTACTTCCTCAAAAGAAGCTTTCAGAACGGGCATTAAAACCATTTGTGCTATTCTATCTCCATTATTAACTATAAAATCATCCACCCCATGATTAAATAATATAACTTTTAACTCCCCCCTATAGTCACTATCAATCGTACCCGGTGTATTGAGTACGCTTATCTGAGATTTTGCTGCTAAACCTGACCGAGGTCTAATTTGTATCTCTGTATCTTGAGGAATAGCTATAGAAATTCCAGTTGGTATTAATTCAGAGCAGTTTGGCTTTATTTTCAAGGATTTTTTTACAAATGCCATTAGATCCATGCCTGATGATCCTTCAGTTTTATATTGTGGGATTTTGACCTTAGGGTCAAGTTTCTTTATCTTAATTTTGACCATTAATTAAGATTTTTAATAACTCTCTCAACTATATTTTCTGCAATTAATGATTTATTCATCTTATGTAGTATTTCGTTTTTATTATTTTTATAAAAAATTTTAACTTCATTGTATTCTGAATCAAATCCTATTTCATTATCTGATACATTATTAGCAATAATCCAATCACAATTTTTACTACTTAGCTTATCTTTTGCATTTAAATCTAAATTTTCCGTTTCAGCAGCAAAACCTACAGTAAGTTTTGGTCTTAGTGAATTATGTTTTGAAACATAAGATAATATATCTGTATTCTTGATCATACTAATATCTAGTTCAGCATTTTTTTTTATCTTTTCTTTATTATATTTTTTAAATTTATAATCACACACAGCGGCTGAAAAAACAGCAACATCAACTGGAAGGTTTTCAATTGTTTTTTTTAACATTTCGTCTGCAGTTTCAACTTCAATAAATTTTATATCTTCCAAAGGTTTTAAATTTGTTATTCCTGATATTAGTGTTGTTTCAAATCCATTATCTCTAAATGATTTTGCAATTTCGTAACCTTGCTTTCCACTTGATTTGTTTGTTAAATATCTAACTGGATCCAAATATTCCCTAGTAGGTCCTGCTGTGACTAAAGCCTTATATTTTTTATTTTTTTGTAGACTAGATAAGTAATTTTCAATATGTAAAAGGATATCTGATGGCTCGGTCATTTTTCCCTCACCATACTCTCCACATGCCATATCCCCGATCTCTGGACCTATTATACTATAACCATATTCCCTTAGTTTAATAATATTTTTTTTATTTGACGGGTGATCCCACATTCTCACATTCATCGCTGGTACTATAAAAATCTTTTTATTTGATGCTAATAATACAGTGGATGCAAGATCATCTGTTAATCCATTACTTAATTTTGATATTGTATTAGCTGTTGCCGGTACTACAACAATCAAATCTGCCCATCTTGATAATGAAATATGATCCATTTCGCTTTCACTCTCTGAGCTAAATAAGTCTTCATATACCTTTCCTTGAGAAAGGGATGTTATAGATAAAGGTGTCACGAATTCTTTGGCACTTTTTGTGATGATTGTTTTTATTTCTACTTGTTTTTTTTTTAAGCCTCTAATCAATTCAAGACTTTTATAAGCAGAAATACCTCCACAAATTACGACAAGTATTTTTTTGTTTGACAAACTATTCATGCGAGAGATTAAAATACCAATAAAGTAACAATTACAAGCAATAATAAACCAATAATTGACTGATTTCTGAAGCTAGACATCTCTGATTTTTTTACATTTAACTCATTAAATGAGCTAGAGTTCTGTGGAATTTGTCCACTTGCTAGAAATGTTAAGGCCTGATTAGCTTTATCCATAATTTGTGGTAATTCAGGCAACCTCTTAATTACTTCTGCAGAATTTTTAAGTGTTTCATTAAATGAATTTATAGGATCCTTTGTTTCTCTAAGCCATTTTTCAAGAACAGGCTTGGATGTTTCCCATATATTTGTATCAGGGTTAAGTCTTCTTGCTACTCCTTCAACAACTACCATTGTTTTTTGTAACATAAGAAGCTGAGGTTGAGTTTGCATATTAAATTTTTCTGTCACGTCAAATAGTTGTTTAAGTAATTTTCCACCGGATATATCTTTTACAGATTGGCCAAATATAGGTTCTCCTATCGATCTTAATGCTTGAGCAAGATCATCAACTGGTACATCCTTTGGCACAAGTCCAGCAACTAAATGAACTTCTGCAACTTTTTTATAATCTCTTTGGATAAAACCGTATAAAATTTCCGCTAAAAATCTTTGGCTTAATTTATCTAACCTACCCATTATTCCAAAATCAATAGGAACTATTTGACCACTTTTATTTATAAAAACATTTCCCTGGTGCATGTCTGCATGAAAAAAACCATCTCTTACAGCATGCCTTAAAAAATGCTGAATTATGTCTGATGCTATTTTTTTTGCATCAATATTTCTATTTACAAGTTCATCGGTTTCTCTAATTGAAACTCCATCTACCCAATCAAGTGTCATGACATTTTCACTAGTAAAATTCCAATATATTTTAGGGACTAAAAAACCCTCATCGTTCTTTGTATTTTCTCCATATTCATTTGCAGCTGCTGCCTCAAATCTTAGGTCCATTTCAAGATTTGTTATCTCTTTAAGTAAAAAAACAACTTCAACTAACTTAAGTCTTTTAGTTTTTTTTACGAATGACTCTACAAAGAAAGCAAACAACATTAATGCATCAATTTCTTCATTAAATATTTTTTTTATGTCTGGTCTTAAAATTTTAATTGCAACATCTTTTATAGTTCCGCCATCATTAATTTGAGCTTTATGAACTTGCGCAATCGAAGCAGCTGCAACTGGCTCACTAAGATTTATTATTGAGTTAAAGCTTTGCTCACCTAAATCTTTTTTAATAATTTCTCTCGCTATGTCTTGTGAAAATGGAGGCAGTCTATCCTGGAGATTTTCTAGTTCTTTTGATAATTCATCACCGATTATGTCAGGCCTGGTAGCTAAAAATTGTCCTAATTTTATAAATGTTGTTCCCATAGATTGAAGTGAAGAGGATAATCTTTCACCTTGATTTAATGAACTACCAACTTTTTTATTGTTCGAAAAAGAGAATGATAAAATACTAAATAAAACTTTTACTAATAATGGTGGTTCATTAAATTTAGTTGCAATTTTTAACGCATCTGATTTTGCAAGTTTTCGTCCAAGTTTAAAAAGTGTAAACAATTTTTTAATCATAATTTCCATCCCGAATGTATTGCAACGATACCTCCAGATAAATTTCTATAACTACAATTTTGGAAATTATTATTCTTTAGTAATTCTATTAATTCTTCTTGGTTAATAAAATTTTCAATACTTTTCACTAAATATTCGTAAGGTTTTTTATCTCCAACAATAAATTTTCCTAAATATGGAATTAACTTTGAATAATTTTTGTAAGCAAAATCTAGGTTTGAATTTTGTATTTTTGAAAACTCTAAACACAAAAAACGTCCACCTGGTTTTAAAACTCGATACGCTTCTGAAAGTGTTTTGTCTAAGTTTCTAGTATTTCTCAATCCAAAACTAATTGTATAATAATCACAAGTTTCATTTTCTAATGGCAAATTTTCTGCTGAACCAATAATCCATTTAATATTTTTATATTTTCTTAACTTCTTTTTACCTATATTTATCATTCCCTCATTGGGGTCTATACAAATTGTATTATTTAAATTTTTAGTTTTATCATGAAATAGTTTTGCTAGATCTCCCGTTCCACAAGCTACATCCAACAATATTTTGTTTGTTCCAGGGTTCATCCAGAACATTAGATCATTTTTCCACACCCTATGAATACCAAAGGACATAAAATCATTCATCAGATCGTATTTATCAAAAACTTTATCAAATACACCTTGGACAAGTCCCTTTTTATTTTGAAGATATTGTTGCATAAATAAATAATTTTAAGATTAATATAGTATCTAATGCCAGAATTGCCAGAAGTAGAAATTGTAAGAAAATCATTAAACAAAAAAATATCAGGAAAAATTATTAATGATGTAAGGGTAAAAAACCGAAATTTACGTCTTAAAATCCCAAAAAATTTTGAAACTAATTTGAAGAGAAAAAAAATAAAAAAAATTGGAAGATTTTCGAAATATATAATAATTTTTTTTACTGATAATTCTTACTGTGTAGTTCACCTAGGTATGTCTGGTACTATCCATCTACTAAACACATATTCAAAGAAAAAATTTACTAATACTAGCTTTTATCATAGCCCACATTTACCAAAAAAACATAATCATGTTGAAATTCAATTTAATAATTTGAAGTTGGTTTATAATGATCCTAGAAGATTTGGATATATATTATTCATTAATTCTGAGAAAGAGCTATTAAAGAAATTTGAAAAATTTGGACCTGAACCTTTTTCGAAGAATTTCAATATTAATTATGTAAAGACATATTTTAGAAATAAAAAAAAAAATATTAAAAATTTTTTGTTAGACCAAAATTTTGTTTCAGGAATTGGAAATATTTATGCTAGTGAAATATTATTTGAGTGTAAGATAAATCCGTTAATTTCAGCTGACATTTTGAAAGAAGAACAAATTGATAAAATTATTAAAAAATCTAGAGAAGTATTAAAAAAATCTATAGTTAAAGGTGGATCTTCCATTAGAGATTTTAAAAATACTTCAGGCAACAGGGGTTTATTTCAAAATGAATTTAAGGTCTATAATAGAGAAAACTTAAAATGTCCCCGAATAACTTGTAGAGGAAAAATTTTTAAAATAGTTGTTACAAATAGATCAAGTTTTTTTTGTAATAAATGCCAAAAATAAAAAAATTATTATATTGACCGGTTTTACATCTCAATATATACAATCGCGCTTATGGCAAATACCAAATCAGCAATTAAGAGAGTGCGTAGAATATCGAGACAGACAGCTGTTAACAGGTCAAGAAAAAGTAAATTCAGATCTGCAGTAAAAAAAATGAACGTTTTAATAGAAAAAAAAGACAAAAAAGAAGCTCTTGCCTTTTTACCAAAGCTTAACTCTGAGTTAATGAAGATTTCAAAGACTGGCGTTATAAAAAAACAAAATGCGTCAAGAAATATTTCCAGAATTACAAAAAAAATTTATTCTTTATAACAACTTTAAGTAGTTAATCAAAAATATATATATAATTTATATTTTTTAATTAATTCTAATTACAACCAGTGGTTTGAATATTAAAGAACAACATCTAAATCTTAATTTAGTTCCATCACAACATATAGAAAAATAATTTTATTTAGAAAGTAAATTTTATTTTACTAACTTTGAGTTGTTAATTTATTGATTCAATCTGGAATTTATACAATTCCAAATTTTATTTTTTTTCGTATTTATAAATTAATTTATTGCATAAAAATCTTAGATAAGTTTTAAGAGATTCCCACCATGAAAAACAATTTACAAAATAATTCACCATTAGAAGAGAAAAAACTTGATTGGAAAATTGTTCAAAATGTAATGAAAGATAAGTTTGGTAGTGATATTTTTGATAGTTGGCTAAAAAAAATAGAACTTATAAATGAATATAAAAATTACGTACTAATTTCTGTATCTACGAGGTTCATTAGAGATTGGATAACATCAAGATATTTAGATCAAATATTACAAATTGTTAAAAGTTTTAAAAAAGACATCGTAAGAATAGAGTTTCTAGTTGATGATAAAAAAAATATAGCAAACAAAAATAATTCTCAAGATAAACAAAATTTAAAAAATAATGAAATTAATAATAATATTTCTTTTATAAAAGATTCTTACCTACAATATAATAGAATAGATCCAAATAAAAATTTTAATAATTTTATTACGGGACAAAGTAATAAATTAGCTTTTGAAGCTTCAAAAAAGGTATCTCAAGAAATCGCCCACTATAATCCGCTATATTTATATGGAGGTGTTGGAATGGGAAAAACACACTTACTTAATGCTATAGGTCTTGAACTTAAAGATAAAAATAAAGTTATGTTTATTTCTGCTGAAAGATTTATGTATCAATTTGTAAAATCTATAAAATCTAATGATATGGTTAAATTTAAAGAATATTTTAGGAATACTGATATTCTTTTAATTGATGATATTCAATTCATGAATGGAAAAGAGGCCATGCAAGAAGAGTTTTTTCATACATTCAATGCATTGTTTGATAAAGGTTCTCAAATTATTGTGTCTGCAGATAGACCTCCAAATAAACTTTCAAGAATTCAGGACAGAATTAAATCAAGATTTTCGGGTGGATTAGTTGTAGATATTCAAAATCCTGATTATGAATTAAGATCTAAAATTATTAAATCAAAAACAGAAGAGCTCAAGTTATTTTACTCTAATCAAGTTCATATCAATGAGGAAATTCAAAAATTTATAAGTACAGAGGTTAGAACTAGTATTAGAGAATTAGTTGGTGCTTTAAATAGAATAGTATCTTTTTCAAGAATTTATAACAAAATACCAAATTTATCTGAAGTAAGAGTTATTTTGAAAGATCTACTTAACTTGTCGGAAAACAAAGTGACAATAGATACGATACAAACAATTGTATGCAAGTTTTTTAAAATAAGTAAAAATGAAATGCTTTCACCAAGAAGATCAAGATATCTTGTAAGACCTAGGCAAACAGCCATATATTTAGCAAAAATGTTAACTTCAAAATCTTTACCTGAGATCGGAAGGGCGTTTTCAAATAGAGATCACACCACAGTTATTCATTCTGTAAAGACCATTGAAAAACTTAGAAAAGAGGACAATGAATTGAATATAAATATAGACAGTTTGAAAAATAAAATTTTGTATAACCAAGATAATGAAATTTAGTGTAAACCAACAAGATCTTCAAAAGTCCTTAGGTTATTGCCAAGGTGTAATTGAAAAAAGAAGTACTCTTCCAATCCTATCAAATGTGCTACTCGAAATAAACAGTGGGCATTTAACAATCACCGCAACGGATTTAGATTTAATTTTTATCCATAAAATTTCTAATGTTGAGATTTTAGATGAAGGTAAAACAACTACTTCATCGTCAATTATGTATGATATTGTAAGAAAAATATCTTCAGGAAGCAAAATAAGTTTTTCAAATCCTAGTGAAAGTAAACTCCAACTTGAATCTGAAAAATCGATATTTAATTTAAATTGTATAAGTGCCTCTGAATTTCCTTTAACAGATGAAAATTTTAATCAAAATGAATTTTCAATGCATTCAAAAGATTTACTGAAGTTATTAAATAAATGTAAATTTTCAATATCTAACGACGAAACCAGGCATTATTTGAGTGGAATTTTTTTCCACCAGACACAAGTTGAAGACAAAGCTTACTTAACAGCTGTTGCAACAGACAGTCATCGTATGTCAGTATCAAAAATTAGATTAAATAATAAAATTGAATTTGATCCTGTAATTCTCCCAAAAAAAACTATTTTTCAACTCTGTTCTTTATTAGAAGATTTTGAGGGAGATGTAAAAATTTCAAATATAAAATCTAAAATTAAATTTGAATTAAACAATAGTATATTAATTTCGAAACTTATTGATGGAAAGTTTCCCAATTACATTCAGGTTGTACCAAAAGAGAACCAAAAAAAATTAGAGATAGAACTCAAACCGTTCCTTAATTCAGTTGATAGA
The Candidatus Pelagibacter sp. RS40 DNA segment above includes these coding regions:
- a CDS encoding SH3 domain-containing protein, producing MQKIIIFVLTSLILITQQVNAKDEFFLMLKNKKVNVRYGPGFDYQVKYIYKKIQLPLKVIDKKENFRRIIDHKNNNGWIHVSQLRKAKSFIPLEDKIIFKKPSKFSKPIAQVKKGRLLLIKKCETQWCKIQTGEFIGWVNVENVWGPTN
- a CDS encoding HesA/MoeB/ThiF family protein; translation: MKNLLSKRTLNKYSRQIILKDVGIIGQKKIFNSKILVVGAGGLGSPVIDLLVRAGVGFLGVIENDKVEYSNLHRQTLYDYSDVGKYKSDVIKKKIKLINDKIKLKIFRERAKDKNLSKILPKFDIIVDGTDNFPTKFLLNKYSLKYRKKLVIGAISKFDGHIFSFDFSQKKIPCLNCFYQGMPSDEILNCEAEGILGPTANVIGALQANEVLKLILGLNGIIKNNILIVDLLNLTSRKVYFKKRKNCLCKKL
- the dut gene encoding dUTP diphosphatase — encoded protein: MVKIKIKKLDPKVKIPQYKTEGSSGMDLMAFVKKSLKIKPNCSELIPTGISIAIPQDTEIQIRPRSGLAAKSQISVLNTPGTIDSDYRGELKVILFNHGVDDFIVNNGDRIAQMVLMPVLKASFEEVDELPDTVRGSGGFGSTGK
- the coaBC gene encoding bifunctional phosphopantothenoylcysteine decarboxylase/phosphopantothenate--cysteine ligase CoaBC; this encodes MNSLSNKKILVVICGGISAYKSLELIRGLKKKQVEIKTIITKSAKEFVTPLSITSLSQGKVYEDLFSSESESEMDHISLSRWADLIVVVPATANTISKLSNGLTDDLASTVLLASNKKIFIVPAMNVRMWDHPSNKKNIIKLREYGYSIIGPEIGDMACGEYGEGKMTEPSDILLHIENYLSSLQKNKKYKALVTAGPTREYLDPVRYLTNKSSGKQGYEIAKSFRDNGFETTLISGITNLKPLEDIKFIEVETADEMLKKTIENLPVDVAVFSAAVCDYKFKKYNKEKIKKNAELDISMIKNTDILSYVSKHNSLRPKLTVGFAAETENLDLNAKDKLSSKNCDWIIANNVSDNEIGFDSEYNEVKIFYKNNKNEILHKMNKSLIAENIVERVIKNLN
- the ubiB gene encoding 2-polyprenylphenol 6-hydroxylase; its protein translation is MIKKLFTLFKLGRKLAKSDALKIATKFNEPPLLVKVLFSILSFSFSNNKKVGSSLNQGERLSSSLQSMGTTFIKLGQFLATRPDIIGDELSKELENLQDRLPPFSQDIAREIIKKDLGEQSFNSIINLSEPVAAASIAQVHKAQINDGGTIKDVAIKILRPDIKKIFNEEIDALMLFAFFVESFVKKTKRLKLVEVVFLLKEITNLEMDLRFEAAAANEYGENTKNDEGFLVPKIYWNFTSENVMTLDWVDGVSIRETDELVNRNIDAKKIASDIIQHFLRHAVRDGFFHADMHQGNVFINKSGQIVPIDFGIMGRLDKLSQRFLAEILYGFIQRDYKKVAEVHLVAGLVPKDVPVDDLAQALRSIGEPIFGQSVKDISGGKLLKQLFDVTEKFNMQTQPQLLMLQKTMVVVEGVARRLNPDTNIWETSKPVLEKWLRETKDPINSFNETLKNSAEVIKRLPELPQIMDKANQALTFLASGQIPQNSSSFNELNVKKSEMSSFRNQSIIGLLLLVIVTLLVF
- the ubiE gene encoding bifunctional demethylmenaquinone methyltransferase/2-methoxy-6-polyprenyl-1,4-benzoquinol methylase UbiE, whose protein sequence is MQQYLQNKKGLVQGVFDKVFDKYDLMNDFMSFGIHRVWKNDLMFWMNPGTNKILLDVACGTGDLAKLFHDKTKNLNNTICIDPNEGMINIGKKKLRKYKNIKWIIGSAENLPLENETCDYYTISFGLRNTRNLDKTLSEAYRVLKPGGRFLCLEFSKIQNSNLDFAYKNYSKLIPYLGKFIVGDKKPYEYLVKSIENFINQEELIELLKNNNFQNCSYRNLSGGIVAIHSGWKL
- the mutM gene encoding bifunctional DNA-formamidopyrimidine glycosylase/DNA-(apurinic or apyrimidinic site) lyase yields the protein MPELPEVEIVRKSLNKKISGKIINDVRVKNRNLRLKIPKNFETNLKRKKIKKIGRFSKYIIIFFTDNSYCVVHLGMSGTIHLLNTYSKKKFTNTSFYHSPHLPKKHNHVEIQFNNLKLVYNDPRRFGYILFINSEKELLKKFEKFGPEPFSKNFNINYVKTYFRNKKKNIKNFLLDQNFVSGIGNIYASEILFECKINPLISADILKEEQIDKIIKKSREVLKKSIVKGGSSIRDFKNTSGNRGLFQNEFKVYNRENLKCPRITCRGKIFKIVVTNRSSFFCNKCQK
- the rpsT gene encoding 30S ribosomal protein S20; translation: MANTKSAIKRVRRISRQTAVNRSRKSKFRSAVKKMNVLIEKKDKKEALAFLPKLNSELMKISKTGVIKKQNASRNISRITKKIYSL
- the dnaA gene encoding chromosomal replication initiator protein DnaA; the encoded protein is MKNNLQNNSPLEEKKLDWKIVQNVMKDKFGSDIFDSWLKKIELINEYKNYVLISVSTRFIRDWITSRYLDQILQIVKSFKKDIVRIEFLVDDKKNIANKNNSQDKQNLKNNEINNNISFIKDSYLQYNRIDPNKNFNNFITGQSNKLAFEASKKVSQEIAHYNPLYLYGGVGMGKTHLLNAIGLELKDKNKVMFISAERFMYQFVKSIKSNDMVKFKEYFRNTDILLIDDIQFMNGKEAMQEEFFHTFNALFDKGSQIIVSADRPPNKLSRIQDRIKSRFSGGLVVDIQNPDYELRSKIIKSKTEELKLFYSNQVHINEEIQKFISTEVRTSIRELVGALNRIVSFSRIYNKIPNLSEVRVILKDLLNLSENKVTIDTIQTIVCKFFKISKNEMLSPRRSRYLVRPRQTAIYLAKMLTSKSLPEIGRAFSNRDHTTVIHSVKTIEKLRKEDNELNINIDSLKNKILYNQDNEI
- the dnaN gene encoding DNA polymerase III subunit beta, with amino-acid sequence MKFSVNQQDLQKSLGYCQGVIEKRSTLPILSNVLLEINSGHLTITATDLDLIFIHKISNVEILDEGKTTTSSSIMYDIVRKISSGSKISFSNPSESKLQLESEKSIFNLNCISASEFPLTDENFNQNEFSMHSKDLLKLLNKCKFSISNDETRHYLSGIFFHQTQVEDKAYLTAVATDSHRMSVSKIRLNNKIEFDPVILPKKTIFQLCSLLEDFEGDVKISNIKSKIKFELNNSILISKLIDGKFPNYIQVVPKENQKKLEIELKPFLNSVDRVASVSLDKKDGVKFNLKKNMLDMSVNNTNSGDGKESLSVKFDHELDISFNSRYLIDVASQLDGDQIEIYLKDTGSPALIRDPADFDSIYVVMPMKG